The DNA region ATGTCGGCGTCGTGTATGGACAAGATGGAGAGGATTGTTCAAGCGCGATAAGAATCGATATTTCGGAAGAATGGTACGTTGCAATAGATGTCACCACCAGCGGTCGCGAAAATGATATTGATTCTCTCTCGGCCCAATGCACCGGAATTGTTGCCACCGGACCTGATGTTGTCTTCCTGTTTGACGACGGAAACGAATTCGGAACATGGATTTCTGTTGTGTGGACCGGTGATTTTGAGGCGGCTGTGTACGGTATTGAGGATGCATGCGACCGGCCATGCGTTTTCGGAGATACAGGCCTAGATATTTACACCAGTTTTGAGACTGGCGAGTATCAAGGAGACCCGGGAGGGCATTGGCGGTGTTATATTGTGGTAGATGGAGTGAATGGCGCATCTGGATCTGGGACGCTTGAATTTTATGTGAATTTGGGCAATCCAGCAAATGAGCATACCTGGGGCCAAATCAAGTCAGTTTATCACTGACAAAATGTATTCGACTTACGAGATTATTAACCAAAAGAGTTGCCGGGATCGGCAATGCCAGCAGTTAAATAACGTCTAACGAACTTTTGAACCTGTCGAGAGCGCTTGTCACGCCCCCCGCTTTTGTGGGAGAATGGTGGCGTTGAGAAGACGCGGGCGGGCGGGGGTCGCGCCAAGCACCCTCGCAGGTTAAAATAACGTTAAGTGTACTAGAAATGAATTGAAAATATGCTTAATTCGTTGGGAAGGTTAGGCCTATCTGTCTACATTCTAATGGTCTTAACTTCCGCCACATATTCACACATATGGTTTGTGAATCCTGAGGGGACCGGTGATGCACCAACGATCGATGCGGCTGTGGATAGTTGTGCCTCAGGCGATACAATTCTGGTCGCGCCAGGCACCTATCACGAGAACATCCTTAGGCTCGGCAACCCACGGGAGCTTACGATCATGGGTCAGACCGGCGACCCGGAGGAGGTGATCGTCGCGGCTTTAAATCCCGCCGAGCCAATCTTAAAGTTCACAGAATATAACTTGTCGGTGAGCGCGATCACGGTAACCGGCAGTGATTATTCCGGCGGTGCTTTGAATTCCGTAGGTACATCGACAACGGTCTCCAATATTATCGCAAGAAATAACCGTGGCGGAGTTGCTCTGACAGGAACAGGCCAAGTTAGAGAGTGTGTCTTCACTGACAACGATTGGGGTCTCTACTTCTCTTCCTCCGGAGTTACTGATTTCCTGGTGGAGCAGTGTCAGTTCTTCGGAAATACGCTTATAGGTTCGGGAGCCACAGATCTCGGGGCCGCCATTACTATCAATGCACCAGCCACAATTCGTGGTTGCGTGTTCCTTCGGAACAGTATAGTGGCGGAGGGATCCGTGTGCTTGGTTGATGGTGGATTCATAGTCTACATTGAGAACAGTACGTTTGCTGACAATAGCGCCGATTTCGCAGTGTACTTCACGTCGCTCAATGCGAACGGGATGATCGCGAACAATGTGTTCTGGGAGAGTGGTTGCCCGAGTAATGGGGGAGCCTTTCCCGTCCGCTGCAACGTGACATGGCCTGAGCCTTTTGAGGAGGGCGAGTGCTTTCCCGAAAACTGGTATGGGCATCATGGAAACGTCATCGCTGACCCGTTGTTTTGCAATCCAGGTGCAGACGACTACCACGTGGCGAGCACATCTCCTTGTCTTCCCGGAAACCATCCCGATGGATCCGAATGCGGTCAGGTCGGTTTCTACTCACAAGGGTGCGTAACCCCTGTCCCAACAAGGACGACCAGCTGGGGGTCTATTAAATCTTTCTATTTTCAAAAGGTCCCTTGATCCCACGAGACACTTAACGACCGGCAGGATTTCTTCGTTCCTGGCGGCTTCGAGGATGGCTTTGGCGTCAGCTTTGTCGGTTTTATTTCCCTTTCTATAAGGCCTGACGAAGTGTGCGGGCAGAAGGGTGACGTCATGGCCGAAGCGCCGGATGGAGCGGGCCCAGTAGTGGGCGGAGCCA from Candidatus Eisenbacteria bacterium includes:
- a CDS encoding right-handed parallel beta-helix repeat-containing protein, with protein sequence MGRLGLSVYILMVLTSATYSHIWFVNPEGTGDAPTIDAAVDSCASGDTILVAPGTYHENILRLGNPRELTIMGQTGDPEEVIVAALNPAEPILKFTEYNLSVSAITVTGSDYSGGALNSVGTSTTVSNIIARNNRGGVALTGTGQVRECVFTDNDWGLYFSSSGVTDFLVEQCQFFGNTLIGSGATDLGAAITINAPATIRGCVFLRNSIVAEGSVCLVDGGFIVYIENSTFADNSADFAVYFTSLNANGMIANNVFWESGCPSNGGAFPVRCNVTWPEPFEEGECFPENWYGHHGNVIADPLFCNPGADDYHVASTSPCLPGNHPDGSECGQVGFYSQGCVTPVPTRTTSWGSIKSFYFQKVP